The genomic interval GTAGCCCTCTTTCCATAACAACGATGCGCTTCCATCGGACTTAACCGCTCCGTTGTAACGTAACAAAAATACTCATACACGGACACTTCTACTAATTTCTTTTCTCTTTTGACCAATTGCCGCACTGCACAAAACGTCTCGCACGATCCCACCCTGCACATCGATACCAAAATTCAGCCTGTTCCCATCCTGGCTCCCTTTCACCCTCATTCCATTTCTGCCCTTCAACAATCCTTCCAGATTCTTCAGCTTTACCTTAATCAGATATCCCGCAAATATTGACTCAAGGTATTCAAGTAATTCTCGGTAAAAAAACCGCTGTCTCCCCGAAATACCACCCTTACCCCCTTATTCATGTACGCCATACATTCCTTCATGAACTCTACTACTCCGTTACTCGTGTAGGCGCTTCCACAGCGGAACCAACTATGTAATACCTCCTTTGTTTCTGCAATAAATGCCATTAAGGGATGATACGCCTTCTGCCCCTTCTTGTGCGGATTATATCCTACCTCTGCACCCACCTTGTTTCCCATATACACCATCTACGGTAGAATCAACATCTATCCATACTTCGCAAAGAGCACTCCTGAGTTTATGGCCTGATCTCACCGCACGCTTCCATATCTTTCCCCTAAACCGGTGGATCACCCCCGTCAGTTCCACTATATCTCCCTGACTCGCCAGCTTCATAATACGTCCTATCGTAGTATCTACAGGTACCTCTTTCCACCCGGACATCTTCTTCAATACCTCATCTGTACACACCTTCATACACTCTACCATCGATGTCGCCCCTGCTATCAACCCTATCACTACCATTTGTACCGCATCGACAAACTGATACCGGGCATTTGCTCCACGATCCTTATGTACCGCTTCATGGACTCTCTCCCGGAACATCAGCTTACCCATAAAATTCAATACCGGTAAAAGCCCTGCATGTACCGTTAAGCCTTTCCCGCTCATCTCTGCCTTGATTTTCGGTTGTCTTTTGCTGTATTTTTTTGCTATATTCTTCATCGAAATGGTGAATCTCCTTTCAGGTGTTTTTTGTTATCAATATACCGCCGAATACCTTGGAAATCCTACCATTTCAATCCTATTCCTGCAACAAGGCTTTGCTTGTTTGCAGGATTTAGGTTGTAATTAAAACAAATCAAGCAACGCCTTTTTCTTTCTACTATGGTCTTCTTCTGTAATAAGCCCCTCCTTCAGTAAATCTTTTATTTCCCTGAGCTGATTTTTTATATCCATATCATTCATTCCATTATTCAAAAGCATTTCCTTTTTATAATCATAGTCTTCCTGTAAAAGAATCCCGTCATTGAGTAGTTCGCGCAATATAAGTAATTGTGCTTTGATTTTACTTTCCCTTTGAACACATTCGCGCCAGGTTCCACTTGTTGATAACCGGATGAAGAGTGAATATTGCTGCCAACTTTTTCTTTTTTTTGCAGTTGGTTATAGAAATCAGACTTGTCGGACTCGGAAATGTCCGGTTTTTTTATTTCAGGCCTCTGGTATGTTTCATCTGATATGTTTATGACCAGCCAGTTTTTGTGCCCCGGTTCAAAGGCTTGTCCATACGCAGGCAATAACGCCCAAAAACGACTGCCTTTTATCTTCGTCGGGTCTTCTTTTGCCGTACCCATCCCTTTTTTCTCAGACACCAAATCGCTGTACGTTTGGAACTTTTGTACCCGGCTAAAAACAATATTTAGACGGCTATCCCTCATAAACATAACGCAGTAGTTCTGTTTGTCCGCGAAAAACGGCCGCCCTGAGTACGAGACAACCTCTATTACCTGTGCAGGAGTTGCTACAGAAAAAGCCTGGATAATCAAGGGCACAAGCCTGCTGATTTCGTCATCCTGAAAGACGTTCACAGATGTACTCTTTTTCAAAAGCCCCTTTTCTTCGAAATAAATCTGCGATAATACATTACCGATAACATCACTGTTCATTTCATAAGGATGATTGAATTGCACAGAACCCCTGTTTGTTTAATGGATAATTCTTTATGCCTCACCTTAATCTTTCCATCCTCATATGTTTCTGCGCGAATTGCACCCGAAATATGAAAAGACAGCATGCAGAAGATAATACTCAAAAACAAATTGGTTTTTTTAAAATGTGTATTCTTTGAATTCACCCGATTATTTCTACTACTTCCGAAAGGTAGCATATTTCAATTAATTCAATCCCAAAATCTTTTCCTAATCCTTTAGCGTTATCTTTTGGAATAACTGCTCTTTTAAAACCCAACCGTTGAGCTTCTTTTAATCTGATTTCAATTTGATTTACACTTCGCACTTCACCGCCAAGGCCAACCTCGCCAATGACTACCATATCCGGAGGTATTGGTTTCTCTTTAAAACTTGAGGCAATTGTCATTGCGATACCAAGATCCGCCGCAGGTTCGTAAACATGAACCCCCCCTACAATATTCACAAAGATATCCTGGCCTCCCAATTTTAAACCAATCCGCTTTTCAAGTATGGCAAGGAGCATCGATACCCTGTTATAGTCAACGCCGCTGACCTTTCTTTCCGGCATGCCAAACGTTGCCTTTGTTGCAAGCGCCTGAATTTCTAACAGCAAAGCGCGTGTTCCTTCCATACAGGGAATGATTGTAGAACCTGCGCCTACTCTCATACCCTGTGAAATAAAAATCTCCGATGGGTTGTCAACCGGATGTAATCCGTTTTTTCTCATCTCAAAGATTCCAATCTCATCCGTGGATCCAAATCGGTTCTTAACAACCCTTAGAATGCGATAGCATTGAAATTTTTCTCCCTCAAAGTACAAAACGGTATCAGCCATGTGCTCCAACACCTTTGGACCTGCAATTATACCTTGTTTGGTTACGTGTCCTACCAGAAATATTGCAGAACCCGTAGATTTCGCGGTAAAAATCAGTTCATTTGCGCATTGTCGTACCTGAGCAACGGTGCCCGGAGAGGATTCTAGCTGGGGCTTATAAATCATTTGGATGGAATCTATCACCACCAGGGTAGGATGTGTGTTGTGTATATTTTCTAATATAAAATCTAAATTTGTCTCAGAAACAACGAGTAATTTAGGCGACAATACGGATAGCCGCTCTGCCCTGAGTTTTGTTTGAGCAACGGATTCTTCTCCTGTGACATAGAGCGTGGTATATCCTTTTTGACTGACGTGCTGACATACTTGTAAGAGGAGTGTTGATTTGCCAATTCCCGGCGTTCCGCCGATCAATACCGCTGAGCCAACAACCAAACCTCCCCCCAGGATTCTGTCAAATTCGCTGATTCCCATTTCGATACAAGGGCAATCCTGAAGTTTTATCTCAGTTATCGGAATGGGAAGTTGTCTGTCAAGCATGGCAGACAAGGAAGTAGCGCCAACGGAATCATTACTATATTCCTCTACAGTGGAATCCCATTCTCCGCAACCGCCACAACGCCCTACCCACTTTAAACTTTTCCATCCGCAACTTTGGCAGACGTAAACAACAGATGTTTTCGCCATGTATCGTGAGAGTTATTCACCCCTCAATTGTTTCGTGCGAAAAAATAAAAAAGGGCAAAAAAAGCCCTTTTAAAATTTTTACCAACAAGAATTATGGTATTAAAAACACATTAAGCGACACTTGCAGAGCCTGGATATTTTTAAAGGATTATTTGTTGCCGCTAAAAAAAAGAAATGTAAGCCGGAAATGATTCTATAATGCTGCTTTATGTAATAATGTTATCTAACAAATTTTTATTTAATATTACACCCCTATTTGCATAGCGTATGGGAGAAGCATTTGCCTGTTTATAGCAAATGCTTCGCCCATACTTTTGTTGGCATATCTCAAATTAATTAAATGCCATTTTCAGCATTTGCCAGCGCTGGTTCCGGTTCTTCAACAATATCCTCGAACACCAGCTTGCCATCTTGCAATAAAACTTTCACACTGGATTTTCCTTCGAATCGTCCCTGCAAAATTTCCTCAGAAAGAGGATCTTCTAAATAATTTTCAATAGCCCTCCTGAGTGGTCGGGCGCCAAAATTTTGATCATATCCCTTGTCTATAAGGAAATTCAATGCTTCATCTGTCATTGTAATGCTGATTTGATACGGTTCCAATCTCTTTTTCACGTCAACAAGTTCAATTTCAACAATCTTCTTCAAATCATCTTTGTTTAAAGGTTTAAAAACAATAATATTATCTATTCTGTTTAAAAACTCCGGACGAAAATGTTTTTCTACCTCCTTTTTCAATTGTTCTTTCATTACCTCGTAGTTATCCTTCTCCGAAGCTTTACGAAATCCTAAAGAGGCCTGATTTTTAATAACCTCCGCGCCAATATTTGAGGTCATAATAATGATAACATTACGGAAATCAACATGCCTGCCGAAACTATCGGTAAGTTTTCCTTCATCCATGATCTGTAACATCATGTTAAAAACATCCGGATGCGCCTTTTCAATCTCATCTAATAAAACAACCGCATAAGGACGGCGGCGAATTTTTTCCGTTAACTGCCCGCCTTCCTCGTAGCCGATATAACCCGGAGGAGCTCCTATTAATCGTGAAATACTGTGCTTTTCCATGTATTCTGACATATCAATCTGTACCAAAGAACCTTCTTCTCCAAAAACCAATTTGGCGAGAGATCTTGCCAAATGTGTCTTACCAACACCGGAAGGGCCTACAAAAATAAAAGAGGCCACAGGGCGATTTGGATTCTTCAGTCTAGCGCGTGATCTTCTGATTGCTTTGGAAATTGCCCTGGTTGCCTCTTCCTGGCTTATCACCATTTTATGAAGTTCCTCTTCCATATGAAGCAATTTATTTGCCTCTGTCGATTCTATTCGTGAGATAGGTATGCCGGTCATTTTCGACACTACTTCATCAACAATTTCAACATCAACCTCCCCTTCCAGTTCGGCATGTTTTTCCCGCCACTCTCTTTCGACAACTTCCTTTTTCTTTTTCATTTTGTCCGCTTTATCCCTTAACCGTGCCGCCCTTTCAAAATCTTGTATTGCCACGGACTCATCTTTTTCTTTTTCCAGCCGGATAATTTCGTCTTCCAGATGTTTTACGTCCGGCGGTTGCGTGGTTGCTTTGAGTCTTAACCTGGCGCACGCCTCATCGATTATATCAATAGCTTTATCGGGCAAAAATCTTCCGGTAATATAACGCACGGAAAGTTCAGTTGCGGCTTCTAATGCCTCGTCGGTAATTCTTACTTTGTGGTGAGATTCATAGCGGTCGCGAAGCCCTTTTAGTATTTCAACCGTTTCTTCTTTCGACGGCGGCTCTACGATAATTGTCTGGAACCTTCTTTCTAGCGCACCGTCTTTTTCGATATATTTTCTGTATTCATCCAAAGTGGTAGCTCCGATACACTGTATTTCACCACGGGACAAGGCAGGTTTTAAAACATTTGAGGCATCTATAGCGCCCTCTGCCCCTCCTGCGCCAACAAGGGTATGTAACTCATCAATAAAGAGTATGATGTTTTTTGCCCTTTTTACTTCTGACATTACCGCCTTGATCCTCTCTTCAAACTGGCCTCTGTATTTCGTACCGGCTACCATCATTGCGAGATCAAGGGCTACTATTCTGCGCCCTCTCAGCAACTCAGGAACATCCCCGTGAACCACTACCTGTGCAAGGCCTTCAACTATCGCAGTTTTTCCCACGCCGGCTTCCCCCAGAAGAACAGGATTGTTTTTTGTTCGCCTGCATAAGACCTGAACAACACGTTCAATCACATCTTTCCTTCCAATAACCGGATCAAGTTCTTTTTCTCTGGCCTGCTGTGTAAGATCGCGCCCGAAAGAGTCAAGCGCAGGAGTTTTGGAACGTCCTTTCTTTTCTTCTTTTTCCTGTGATTGACTGTTTTGCACCGATTCCGAGCCCAGCAAACCAATTACTTCCTCCCGTACTTCTGCAGGTTTAACGCCCAGGTTCAATAATACCTGCGCGGCTACACCTTCCTGCTCCTTCAACAAGCCCAACAATAAGTGCTCCGTTCCTATATAATTATGTCCCAGCGCCCGCGCCTCTTCCATCGCATATTCCAGCACCTTTTTTACGCGGGGCGTGAACGGAAGCTGCCCTACCGATACCAGATCAGATCCACCTTGCACTATCTTTTCTATTTCAATACGTATTTTCTTTAGTTCAACATCTAAGTTTTGCAGAACATTAGCCGCAACGCCGCTTCCTTCTTTCACCAGCCCTAATAATATATGTTCTGTCCCAATATACTCGTGATTAAACCGCCTTGCCTCTTCCCGCGCAAGGGCCATAACCTTTCTGGCACGATCAGTAAATCGATCAAACATAAAACACCTATCCTTTCAAAGTTTCTATCTTTTCAAGCCGTTTCCTTACATACAACGCACGAATTATATTTCTTTGCGAAGAAGTAAGCTCGCGCCCTTCTAACTTTTGTAAATGTCCCGGTAAAGTAAGAACAAAAAGTTCATTTAATGTTTTCATTTCAATATCATTGATAATTCCCAAATTAACGCCCATCCTCACTTGCGAGAGAAGATGCATGATTTCTTCCGAAGTAATCATGCGTGCAACCTTCAGCATCCCGTACGATCTCCACACGCGGTCTTCCAGTTGTTCCCTGCTTTCAGCGATCAGGGACTTTCTTGCAATCCGTTCGTAACTGGTAATCCTGGGAATTACCCCTTCAATAATTTCAATAATTTCGGCCTCTGATTTTCCAAGGGTAAACTGGTTTGAAATCTGATATAAATCCCCGGAGACCTGCGTCCCTTCTCCGTATAAACCTCTCACTACCAAGCCAAGCTTCATTACTGCATTAAATACTTTTTCTATATGATGTGTCATTCCCAACGCCGGCAAATGAAGCATTACCGATGCCCTCATCCCCGTACCAACATTTGTGGGACAGGCCGTTAGATATCCAAATTGCGATGAATACGCATAGTTTATTTTTCTTTCCAGTTTGTTATCAATAATGTCTATCGTTTTCCATGTTTCCCGAAGCTCAAGGCCGGAACGGATTACCTGTATTCTTATATGATCCTCTTCATTGACCATAACGCTAATATTTTCCGATTTTTCAAAAGCGACGCCTCTCTCTTTTTCACCTTCTGCATGTTCCCTGCTAATGAGGTGTCTTTCTACGAGAAACAGCCGGTCAACAGAAGAAAGTTCTGACAGGTTAATATAACTAAGGGCAGGTGCAACATCCGCGTCTATAATCTTTGTTCTTATAAGTTCCTCAAGTTCCTTCTTTTGTTTTACATTAGCACGGGAAAGAAAGGGATATTTTGCCACATTTCTCGCAAGGCGAATCCTGCTGCTTATAACAATGTCAGATTCCGGTCCCGTTCCCCTAAGCCATTCACCTGTATTATCAGCCAAATCACTTATTTTCATTATTATCGCCCGAAAGTTCGTATATTTTATCTCTCAACTCAGCCGCCCTTTCATAATCTTCCTTTTCGATTGATTTATTCAATTCATTTCTAAGCTGCATGAGTTCATTTTTTTTAATCATTTCTTTCCCCGCCCTGGAAGGCACTTTTCCCACATGCTGTGCGCTGCCATGCATTTTTTCAAGCAAAGGGATTAACCCCTTTCTGAAAACAGTATAATCCATAGGGCAACCAAGTCTCCCGTGTGAACGAAATTCCAAATATGATAATCCGCAAACAGGGCATACAATCTTGGATAACTCGTTTATCCCCGGAGCAACCTGATTAATAAGATTTGTTAATATTTCTGTAGGAGAAGGTACCTTGGCAATCTGCGTGCTTACTCCTTGCGCACATTCTTCACAAAGATGCCGTTCTTTCTTCACATTACCAACGATTTCCGTCAAGTGCACGGTTGCGTATTTTTTGTTGCAGGATTCACATTTCATGCTTTGTCACCCCCATAAATCTTTCTGCGGGAAAACATTACTTCTTTTCCCATTTTAACAAATCTGTCACCCTTCCTAAAGAACTTTTTTCAGATAATATTTCTTTACGAATCCTATTTTCTTTTTCCAGACAATCCATGCCATAGTTAACACTAATTTCAGATTCCGCCTGAGGTACTGCCATGAGCCCATCCTCATCTCCGATTATCCAATCCCCCGGCATGATTTGAATTCCGGAGATATTCAGAGGCACATTAATTTCCCCCAATCCTTTGGGTTCTCCCGCATCAGGCATGACTAATTTTGTATACACCGGAAAATTCAATTGCTTCATTTCCGCCGTATCGCGAACCGCTCCATAAACTACCAAACCGCTTAATTTTTTTTGTATAGCGCTGTGCGTAGCCAGTTCTCCCCAAACAGCAGGCCCCGTTCCGCCGGCATCAATTACGATTACATCCCCTTCTTTCGCAATATCTATGGCTTCTACAGGCTTAGCCCAGTCGCCGGGATAGGTTCGAACGGTGACGGCAGTGCCTATGAGTTTTATGGAAGGATTTACCGGATACAGCCCTACAATACTTTTCGCGCGATGACGGCCATCGGATATGTTTGCGGTCGAAAGTTTCATGAACGCATTCCGGACGTCTTCGCGGGTTACTCTTTTGAAAAAGCCGGTCTGAATTCTTCTGTTTTCTTTAACAGCTTGCCTGATATTGTTTGCCGCATCCCTGGCGTTTTCTGATTTACTGATATATCCGCCAACAATTACGATTTGCGCCCCGGCATTGATCGCATCAACAACATTTTCAGAATTTATGCCCCCCGCGACAGCAACAGGGGTATGCGCATTTTCGCATATGTGCCGTAATACATTAAAAGGTGTTTTTCCGCTCATTTGATCGTCGATTGCGGTGTGGATAGAAATATAATCGACGCCGCATTTTTCAACAATTCCGATACGTTCATCAATTGCGTCAGTATCCATAAAATCAGCGCATACTTTTATGCCATAATTTTTACCGGCCAACACGCATTCCCGTATCGTTGCACCAGGCGCATTGCCCATTACCACCGCAATATTGGCGCCTGCTTTTGCAGCCATTTCCATTTCTACGCGTCCGGCATCCATAGTTTTCATGTCAGCAACCAGCATCGTATCGGGAAATATTTCTCTCAGCCGGCGAATGGCATTCATTCCTTCGCTTTTTATAAGCGGGGTGCCTATTTCCAGCCAATCAGCGCCACCTTCTATTGCCTCACTGGCAACCTTTATCGCCCTGTGAATATCCACAAAATCAAGAGCTACCTGAATAATAGTATGCTTTTCAGACATTATTAAAAAAATCCTTATTCAAAATACGTTGCGCCACATCGGTCTGATTCCCACGTAGTAACTTTTTCAACCTTTATGCCTGAGGGCATGGCACTTGTTAATTCTCTGTAAATCATTCTGGAAATGTTTTCGGTGGTTGGGTTTTCGGCCTTAAAATGTTCCATGTCATTTAAGTACGTATGATCAAATTTTTTTGTAACGTCTCC from Candidatus Kuenenia stuttgartiensis carries:
- a CDS encoding UvrB/UvrC motif-containing protein gives rise to the protein MKCESCNKKYATVHLTEIVGNVKKERHLCEECAQGVSTQIAKVPSPTEILTNLINQVAPGINELSKIVCPVCGLSYLEFRSHGRLGCPMDYTVFRKGLIPLLEKMHGSAQHVGKVPSRAGKEMIKKNELMQLRNELNKSIEKEDYERAAELRDKIYELSGDNNENK
- the hxlA gene encoding 3-hexulose-6-phosphate synthase, translating into MSEKHTIIQVALDFVDIHRAIKVASEAIEGGADWLEIGTPLIKSEGMNAIRRLREIFPDTMLVADMKTMDAGRVEMEMAAKAGANIAVVMGNAPGATIRECVLAGKNYGIKVCADFMDTDAIDERIGIVEKCGVDYISIHTAIDDQMSGKTPFNVLRHICENAHTPVAVAGGINSENVVDAINAGAQIVIVGGYISKSENARDAANNIRQAVKENRRIQTGFFKRVTREDVRNAFMKLSTANISDGRHRAKSIVGLYPVNPSIKLIGTAVTVRTYPGDWAKPVEAIDIAKEGDVIVIDAGGTGPAVWGELATHSAIQKKLSGLVVYGAVRDTAEMKQLNFPVYTKLVMPDAGEPKGLGEINVPLNISGIQIMPGDWIIGDEDGLMAVPQAESEISVNYGMDCLEKENRIRKEILSEKSSLGRVTDLLKWEKK
- the queD gene encoding 6-carboxytetrahydropterin synthase QueD; amino-acid sequence: MFELIIDTDFAAAHNLRGYKGQCENLHGHNWKVQVVLKSEKLDNLGMVIDFREAKKLIGDVTKKFDHTYLNDMEHFKAENPTTENISRMIYRELTSAMPSGIKVEKVTTWESDRCGATYFE
- the radA gene encoding DNA repair protein RadA — its product is MAKTSVVYVCQSCGWKSLKWVGRCGGCGEWDSTVEEYSNDSVGATSLSAMLDRQLPIPITEIKLQDCPCIEMGISEFDRILGGGLVVGSAVLIGGTPGIGKSTLLLQVCQHVSQKGYTTLYVTGEESVAQTKLRAERLSVLSPKLLVVSETNLDFILENIHNTHPTLVVIDSIQMIYKPQLESSPGTVAQVRQCANELIFTAKSTGSAIFLVGHVTKQGIIAGPKVLEHMADTVLYFEGEKFQCYRILRVVKNRFGSTDEIGIFEMRKNGLHPVDNPSEIFISQGMRVGAGSTIIPCMEGTRALLLEIQALATKATFGMPERKVSGVDYNRVSMLLAILEKRIGLKLGGQDIFVNIVGGVHVYEPAADLGIAMTIASSFKEKPIPPDMVVIGEVGLGGEVRSVNQIEIRLKEAQRLGFKRAVIPKDNAKGLGKDFGIELIEICYLSEVVEIIG
- a CDS encoding ATP-dependent Clp protease ATP-binding subunit, which codes for MFDRFTDRARKVMALAREEARRFNHEYIGTEHILLGLVKEGSGVAANVLQNLDVELKKIRIEIEKIVQGGSDLVSVGQLPFTPRVKKVLEYAMEEARALGHNYIGTEHLLLGLLKEQEGVAAQVLLNLGVKPAEVREEVIGLLGSESVQNSQSQEKEEKKGRSKTPALDSFGRDLTQQAREKELDPVIGRKDVIERVVQVLCRRTKNNPVLLGEAGVGKTAIVEGLAQVVVHGDVPELLRGRRIVALDLAMMVAGTKYRGQFEERIKAVMSEVKRAKNIILFIDELHTLVGAGGAEGAIDASNVLKPALSRGEIQCIGATTLDEYRKYIEKDGALERRFQTIIVEPPSKEETVEILKGLRDRYESHHKVRITDEALEAATELSVRYITGRFLPDKAIDIIDEACARLRLKATTQPPDVKHLEDEIIRLEKEKDESVAIQDFERAARLRDKADKMKKKKEVVEREWREKHAELEGEVDVEIVDEVVSKMTGIPISRIESTEANKLLHMEEELHKMVISQEEATRAISKAIRRSRARLKNPNRPVASFIFVGPSGVGKTHLARSLAKLVFGEEGSLVQIDMSEYMEKHSISRLIGAPPGYIGYEEGGQLTEKIRRRPYAVVLLDEIEKAHPDVFNMMLQIMDEGKLTDSFGRHVDFRNVIIIMTSNIGAEVIKNQASLGFRKASEKDNYEVMKEQLKKEVEKHFRPEFLNRIDNIIVFKPLNKDDLKKIVEIELVDVKKRLEPYQISITMTDEALNFLIDKGYDQNFGARPLRRAIENYLEDPLSEEILQGRFEGKSSVKVLLQDGKLVFEDIVEEPEPALANAENGI
- a CDS encoding protein arginine kinase gives rise to the protein MKISDLADNTGEWLRGTGPESDIVISSRIRLARNVAKYPFLSRANVKQKKELEELIRTKIIDADVAPALSYINLSELSSVDRLFLVERHLISREHAEGEKERGVAFEKSENISVMVNEEDHIRIQVIRSGLELRETWKTIDIIDNKLERKINYAYSSQFGYLTACPTNVGTGMRASVMLHLPALGMTHHIEKVFNAVMKLGLVVRGLYGEGTQVSGDLYQISNQFTLGKSEAEIIEIIEGVIPRITSYERIARKSLIAESREQLEDRVWRSYGMLKVARMITSEEIMHLLSQVRMGVNLGIINDIEMKTLNELFVLTLPGHLQKLEGRELTSSQRNIIRALYVRKRLEKIETLKG